The [Clostridium] colinum genome includes the window TAATTCTTAAATCAAATATAATTTTTATAGTATTACAAACATTTTTATCTATTTCAAGCTGATATTTGTTTTTTTTGCTTTTTTTATATCCAAAAGGAGCGATACTTCCTATAAAATCACCATTTAGTTGTTTAGCTTTAAGGCTAGAACATATTTTTTTAGATATATCTTTTGAATACATATCATTAACTATATTTTTAATATGCAGATTCAAAATATCAAAACAATCATTATTAATACTATCATAATTGTCATTTATAGATATAAATCTTATATTTTTTTTAGGAAATACTTCTTCTAAATATTTACCAGTTTCTATATAATTTCTTCCAAAGCGGGATAAATCTTTTACTATTATACAATTTATTTTATTTTTATTAATATCACAAATTAAATCTTCAAATCTTTTTCTTTCAAAGTTTGTTCCGGTTAAGCCATTGTCTATATATGTATCAATTAATTTAAAATTTTCTTTATTTTTTATATAATTTTGAAGTAATATTTCTTGATTTTCTATCGAATTATTAAATTCATCTTCAACAGATATTCTAATATAAAATGCTACTTTATAAATATTTCTATTTATTTTATTTTTTCTACTCATTAATAGTGCTCCTTAAAATAAACTTTACTTCGTCTTTATAGTCTATAAAATTTTCATTTAATTTTTCTATAAATTTTTCTTGAAATTTAAAATATATATTTATAGTTTTATTATTAAGAATTTCTATTTTATGTATAATATTAACTATAAAAGCTCTGTCTAAAGTAGTTATATTTTTATGCTTTTTAAAATTTTCTATAAAGTCATTATTATTGAAATTATTATTACAAATATTATTAATTTCTTCATTTAATTTTTTTATTGTGTTTATTGTTTCTTTTATGTACAAATCATATTTTTTACTGTAATCTAAAAATTCACTTTTAGTAAGTAAATTTTCTTGATAATCTTGGTATATTCTAAATTTATATTTTTTATATATCTCTAATTCATTTTCTTTTATTTGTTTTGTTTCATTAAGAGATTTTATTTTACTATTTTTAAGAGGAGTTTTATAGATGTTTTCTAGTATATTTTCAATATTTACAGTATCTTTTATATAGTTTTTAATATAAATTAAAATAAATTGTTCTAATATATTGTATTTTATAATATGACTTGTACATTTATTTCCATTTTTATATCCAGAGCAAATAAGATTATAATTAGGGTTTATTTTTGTTCCACAGTTTTTTCTTATCATACTTCTTCCACAGTCTTTACAAAATACTAGACCAGAAAAACTATAAATTAAGTCTTTTTTTGGGCTAACTCTAGTGTTTTTATTTAGCAACCTTTGAACTAGATTAAAATCCTCTTTACTAATAATAGGGGTATGATTATTTTCTATAACATACCAATCTTTTTTATCTTTAGTTAATTTTAAATTTATTTTATGATTTATTGTAGTAGTTTTTCCTTGTTCTAAATCTCCAGTGTAAATATTATTTTTTAAAATACGAATAATACTTATAGTGCTCCATTTTGATTTATCATTTTTTTTAAAAGATGTAGAAAAATTAATGCCTATATACTTCTTATAATCCATAGGAGATAAAATACCATTTTCATTTAATTTATCAGCTATTTTTTGAGCACTATATCCTTTTATTTTAAGTCTAAATATTTCCTTTACAACCTCTGAAGCAAATTCATCTACAATTAACTTACCTTTATGTTCTAAATCTTTTAAATATCCATAGGTAGTAAAAGCTCCAATAAATTCTCCATTTTTCATTTTCATAATTTTTTGACTTTTAATTTTCATAGCTATATCTTTAATATAAGCATCATTTATTAAATTTTTAAATGGAATTATTAAGCTATTTTCTTGATTTTCTTCTAAGCTATCATAATTATCATTTATAGATATAAATCTTACATTTAACATAGGAAATATTTTTTCTATATATTTTACACAGTCTATAAAATTACGTCCAAGCCTTGAAAAATCTTTTACAATAATACAATTTATTACACCGTTTTTAACTTCGTCTAACATAGATTGAAAAGCAGGACGGTTAAAATTTGAACCAGAATAACCATCATCAATTTTAATAGAGACTAATTCTAAATCATCTTTTTCATTGATAAAAGCTTTTATCATATTTTTTTGATTTATTATACTTTCACTTTCAAAATTTTTATTATCTTCTTTTGAAATTCTTAAATACATAGCAACTTTATATTTATTCATTTATAAAAGACTCCTAAAATATTTAAATTTTTAAACTTATTTAATATATTTATTATACTTGTCTTAAAAAAATTCCTAATATTATTTTTATTAAATATAAAAAGATAGAGTTAAACTTAACTCTATCTATAGGTTATAAATATTATAATTTTAAGGACGATAATTTACATCTTCTGATAAATTTTCACTTTTCATAGCTTGCCTAGCAAGAAAATCACAACGATTATTACCTTCATTATCTGCGTGGCCTTTAACCCATACAAAATTTACTTTGTGTATTTCTAATAGGAGAAGGAGTTCTTCCCAAAGGTCTACATTTGGTGTATCTTTTTTACTTGAATTTTTCCAGTTATTATTTTTCCAGTTATAAACCCAACCTTTATTTATAGAATTTACTACATATGATGAATCTGTATATAAAGTTATATTGCAAGGTTCTTTTAATAATTTTAAAGCTTTAATTACAGCCATTGTTTCCATTCTATTATTTGTAGTTAGTTTATAGCCTTTAGAAAATTCTTTACGTTGTTCTTTATATAACAAAATAATTCCATAGCCACCAGGTCCAGGGTTACCAGAGCAAGCACCGTCTGTATATATTTCTACATTTTTCATAAAATTCTCCTTAGTTTTGTATTTTATAGTTAAAATAATTTAAAATGTTTTGAAATGATTTATCCATATAACCACAAATAAAAGTTTTTTCAGATAAATAATCTAAATAACCGGTATGATTTTTAAAATATATTTTATAACAATGTAGAAATTGATATTTTAAATCAAAATCTGTATTATTTTTATTGTTGTTATACTTTTTATCTCCTATTATAGGGTAACCTGTATATTCTAATGAGGCTCTAATCTGATGAGTTTTTCCGGTTATAAGCTGTATATTTAATAAAGTTTTACCATCTTTAACAGTTATAGGTTCATATTTTGTTATTATTTTTTTACTATTTGGTATATATTCTTTAGACAAAATAGCTTTATTACCTTCTTTTTTATGATAAAGCTCGATAATACCAGGTTTAGTTACATTTCCATATACGGCGGTTAAATAATATTTTTCTATTAAATTTTCTTTAAATAAAGTATTTAAAGCTTGTAAAGATTTAAAATTTTTACCAAAAGCTATTATTCCGCTTGTATTTTTATCTAACCTATTACATATAGAAGGTGTAAAATCTGAAGATTTAGTATACTCACCATTTTTATACATATAAAAAATAAGTTGGTCATTTAAAGAATTATTTTTATTATGTACATCTGGTTGAGAGACTAAATTTATAGGCTTATAACATAAAATAATATTTTCATCTTCAAATAATATTTTAAAGTCTTGATTAGTTTTTTGTATATTTTTATCTTCTTTAAAATTACTTATAGTTTCGTCAGACAGATAAATACTTATAATATCATTATTAAAAATTATTTCATTTCCGCTTGCTTTTTTATTATTTAATTTAATATATTTTTTTCTAAGCATTTTATAAATAAATGACTTAGGTGCTTTATTAAAAAATTTTAAAAGGTATTTATCTAATCTTTGATTTTCATTAGATTTATTTATTTTTATTTCTACCATATTTCACCTACAATTATACTAATAATTTAGTACAATTATATAGTATAATTATACTTTTTGTCAAAACTTATATTTACGTTTTTTTGATAGTTTTTTTTTCTTAAAATTGTGATTACAAAATATAGCTAATAATATTAGTATTAAAATACCAAATATAAAGTATAGTATAGAATGTTTAAAGCTTTCATCATTAAAACTATTAAAAACTAAAGAAGTATTATTATCTATTAAATAATTAAAAATAGGTATACAAATTATAGCATATATAATTGCAAAAATACTATGTAATATTTTAGAAAATATGTATAAGCTTATTTTAATATCCGATTTATATATCATACTTGAGGTTTGAGCTAGTATGGATAAACCAGAAAAAGATACTAATCCGCAGGTAATAATTATAGCATAAATACCACCAACAGATGATAAAATATTTATTCCGTTTGTTATTTCTATAATCCCCATAAATAGACCATTGCTAAAGGGCTGTAAATTTTCACTAAAAAATAATTTTCCAATTTTATCAAATATACCAGATACTTTAAAAAGTTCAGATATAACAGAAAATAAAATAACAAAACCACCAACAATAGATATAGTTTCTAAACTACTTTTAACACTATCTCCTAATATCTCTCCAATAGTTTTATTATTTTTTATTCTAGCAAGTTTTAATTTTAATAAGGCTTCTTTAAAAGAAATATTATTATTTATAATTATAGTACCAGAGTTTTTGTAAAACCTAAATAAAATACCAACGGTTATAGCCGATATATAGTGTATAGCCAATATTAAATAACCTACATACATATTTTGAAACATACCTATACCGATAGTACCAATAATAAAAAGAGGACCAGAATTATTAGTAAAGCTAACTAAACGTTGAGCTTCTATTTGAGATATTTTATTATTCTCTCTTAAGATAGATGTTATTTTTGCTCCAATAGGATAACCAGATAGCATACCTAATACTAAAGCAAAAGCCCCACATCCAGGTAAGTTAAACATTTTTCTCATAAAAGGATTTAAAAGTGTTCCTAAAAAATCTATAAATCCTAAATGAATTAATAGATTTGTACCTATTAAAAATGGCAATATAGATGGTAAAATTTTATTAAACCACAACATAAGGCCAGATTGAGCAGAAGATATAACTACATTAGGAACAATTATAATTAATATATTGAAAAATGCAACCAATAGTGGTATAATATAATAGCTTAAATTTTTAATATACTTCATTTCATCACTACTTTACTTTTATTTATATATATTATATAAACAATATTTAAGATATATTACAAGCTATTATAAATTTATAAGGAGGTGACATATGGATAGAAAACAACAAAATGTAAAAAAATCAAATATAAATAAAAGACAAAATATAAGTGATATACGTAAAAAACAAATAACAAATCAAAATAAAAACTATCCATATCCGACTTATAATAGAGCTTATTCTCATGCTAATACAAATAAGTATCAAACAAATAATAGCAGATATAGTAATAGTAAATATAATAATCGTAACACTGGATATTATTCTTCTAGTAGAGAACCGATAAAAAATAAAAAAATATACAGAGCAAAAAAGAAAGTAAAAAATAGAAATATATCTATTATATCAAGATTATTTACTTTTATAATGTTTATAGTTATTATATCATATTTTGGTGTGTCTATATTTAAAAGTATGAATAAAAAACCAATTGACTATGAAACAATACAATATGGTACTATAGATAATGCAAGCTCAATAAAAGGTGTTATAATTAGAGATGAAATAGTATATAAGGCTTCTAAAAATGGGATAATAACATTTAATAAAAGTGAAAATGAAAGAGTAAAAAAAGGTGAAAACATTGCTAGTGTAAAAAATCAAGAAGCTATAAAAAATACAGAAGAAGACGTAGAGGCTATAAATCAAAAAATATTACAGCTTCAAGAAAAAAGAGATGATTTATCTATATTTCATGAAGATGTAAAAAGGATAGATAATCAAATACAAAAAACTTTAGACATAGCTATAAACGAACTTTCTACATATAATATTTCAAAGATATATGAATTAAAAGATTATGTTAGTAAAAAACTTACTATAAGAAATCAAATGTTATTATCAGAAAATACAGGAAGTATTCAAGATTTATCTAACCAAAAAGCAGATAAAGAACAAAAAATAAACCAAAATATTGAAAATTTATTAAGCAATGATTCTGGAATATTATCATATTCTACAGATGGGCTTGAAACAACATTTACATTTGAAAACAAAGATACTCTTACAAAAGAGCAAACTCTTATGAAACCAGAAAATGAACAAGAGTATAAGGTTAATGTTTTAGAAGGAGAGCCAGTTTTTAAGATAGTAAAAGATAATAATTTTTATATAGCAAGTTATATAAAAACTCAAAATATTTCTAGTTGGGAACAAGGCGAAACAAGAGATATATATATTAATGATAATGGAAAATTAAAACCTTTAGAGGTTATTATAGATAAAATGGATATAGGTGAAAAAGAAAGCTATGTTCTTATGAAATCTAATAAAAATATGATAGATTTTATTAACAAAAGAAATATTACCTTTGAGCTTAGTAAACCAAAAGAAGGATTTAAAATAAATATAAACGCAATAGCTGAAGAAGAGTTGTTAAAAGTACCTACGTCATATATAGTTGATGGTAATGTAAATAAAAAAATGTCTACTGGAGAAATAGTAACTGTTCCAGTAAAATTATCTGGACAAGAAGAAAATGGAGAATATACATATGTCTCTATATCACCTGGTATTTTAGAAATAGGTGACTTTATTATACAGCCAGAAACAAAAAAAGAGCTACAATTAAACCAAATATTTACTAAAAAAGGGATTTATATTGTAAATTCTGGAATATATAATTTTAAAAATATAAATACTGAAAACTCTGTTCAAAATGACCAATTTATAATATTAGATACAAATAAAAATACAAATATAAAACTTTATGATAGATATGCACCAGATTTATCTGTTGTAAAAGGGGAGGAAATAGTTACAAAATGACAGATTTAGATATAATACGTAAAAATATAGAAATTATAACTAATAATATAGAAAAATCCTGCATAAAGTCTAACAGAAAAATTGATGAAATTGAAATAATTGGTGTTACAAAATCTATCGATATAGAACGAATTAAAATATTAAAAAATTTGGGTATAAAAGATTTTGGAGAAAATAAAGCTCAAGAATTATTAAAAAAATATGAACATATACAAGATGCATCTTGGCATTTTATAGGTAATTTGCAAACAAATAAAGTTAAATACATAATAGATAAAGTAAAACTTATACACTCTGTTAATAGCATAAAACTTTTAAATGAAATAAATAAAAGAGCATCTAACATTAATAAAAATATGCCAATACTTTTAGAGATAAATATTGCAAATGAACCATCAAAAAATGGATTATTAGAAGAAGAATTGTCTTGTGTTGTAGAAAAAGTTAAAGATTTTAAAAATATAACATTACAGGGGTTAATGTGTGTTGCACCTTTTGTTGAAAATTCAAAGGAAAACAAAAAATATTTTAGAAAAATGAGAAAATTATTTGTTGACATAAAGGATAAAAACAAAGATAATATAAATATGAAATATTTGTCTATGGGTATGACTAATGATTATCATATTGCAATCGAAGAAGGTGCTAATATGGTTCGTATAGGTACAGGTATATTTGGAGAAAGAAACTATTGATTTTTTGGAGGAAGAATAAATGAGCATAATGGACAAAATGAAAAATATGTTTTTTGGAGATGACTATGATGATGATTATGATGATATGGAAGAGTTTGAAGAAGAAGATATAGAAAGAGAACAAGCAAGAGCTACTAATAATAACGTAACATCATTTAATAGATATTCATCAAGAAGACCAAGCTCTAACATAGTGAATATAAATACAAGTGTACAGATGGGTGTTTGTATGTTTAACCCAGCTACATTAGAAGATGCAGCAGAGGTTGTTTTACAAATAAAAGATAGAAATATAGTGGTTGTAAATCTTGAAATGGTAGAATATGAAGTATCTCAAAGAATAAGCGACTTTTTATGCGGTGCTAGCTATGCATTAGAAGGTAATATACAGCTTATATCTGACAAAATAATGATTATAGCTCCAGTTAATGTAGAAATGTCTGGCGAGCTTAAAGATAAATTGCAAGCTAGTGGTATAAAAATACCAAATTCTATGTGGAGATAAAAGGAAGGCGATAATAAATGAATATTTTGATTTACAAATCTTTTGAATTATTAATAAGATTTATAGATTTTATTATATTAATAAGAGTTATATTATCTTGGATACCTTTAGATAGAAATAATCCGATAGTAAAACTAGTTTATGCTTTATCAGAACCTCTTTTATATCCTATAAGAGAAATGTTGAGAAAATCTCCTTTAGGAGATGGTATGATGTTAGACTTTTCACCAATAATATTGATATTACTATTACAAGTTATACAAAGTATATTATTTAATATTCTTATAAGATAGATATTAGCTCTAGTTGGTATAGCAGTTATATACAACTAGAGTTAATTTTAATTATTTTATAAAGTTTAATTTTTATTTAAAGGACTATGTTATTATGATTAACAAACAAGATTTTTTAAACAATATTTCAAATAAAGATGATAAAATATTATTTTCTAAAATAATAGACCAATTGATTTTTTGTAAAAAAAATTACGAAAATACATTTACAGATTTTTTGCCTATATTAAAATATTTAGAATTTAATACTTTATTATCTAAATATTACATACAAGAAAATATAATGATTTTTGGTGGATTTAGTGATGCAGAAAGAGTTATTATTGGTTTTTTTCCAGAATATATAGAGCCCAATAATAATGATTTTCCTATATCAGTATTAGAAATAACATATAATAAAAAATATAGTAAAGAACTTAATCATAGAGATTTTTTAGGGTCCATTTTAGGACTTGGAATAGATAGAAGTAAAGTAGGAGATATAGTAATAAATGATGATAAAGCTATTTGTTTTTTATATAATGATATATTAGAATACGTAAATATAAATTTAGAAAAAGTTTCTTCTACTAAAGTAAAAACTAAAATATTAACTTTAGAAGAATGTAATATACCAAAGCCTAAATTAGAAGAAAAGGCTATAATAGTATCTTCTCTTAGGTTAGATGCAGTTTTATCAGGTGCGTTTAATTTAGCAAGAGGCAAAATATCGGATTATATAAAAGGTGAAAAGGCCTTTGTAAATTTTGTTGTAAATATAAATGGAGCTAAAAATGTAAAAGAAGATGATATAATAACTCTTAGAGGTGTAGGAAGAATAAAGGTATTAAATATTATTGGAAAAACAAAAAAAGATAGGATAATTTTAAATATAGCAAAATATATTTAAAGAGGTGAAAAAATGAGCTATACAGCATTATATAGAAGACTTAGACCTAAAAATTTTGAACAAGTAATAGGTCAAGACCATATAGTTAAAACATTAAAAAATCAATTAGAAACAGATAGGATAAGCCACTCTTATTTATTTTGTGGCACTAGAGGGACAGGTAAAACATCTACTGCAAAAATATTTGCAAAGCTTTTAAATTGTAAACAACCTATAAATAATTCGCCTTGTGATAAATGTTCTATGTGTGAAGCTTTTAATGAAAATAGAAATTTAAATATAATAGAAATAGATGCAGCAAGTAATAATAGTGTAGATGATATAAGAGAAATAAGAGAAGAAGTAAAATATCCTCCAACAGATGGAAGATTTAAGGTTTATATAATAGATGAAGTACATATGCTTTCTATAGGCGCATTTAATGCACTTTTAAAAACTTTGGAAGAACCCCCAAGCTATGTAATATTTATTTTAGCTACAACAGACCCTCATAAAATACCTGTTACTATATTATCTAGATGTCAAAGGTTTGATTTTAAGCGAATATCTAATGATGATATGGCTAAAGCAATGAAAAAATATATGGAGAACGATAATATAGATATAGATGATGGAGCTCTATATTATATAGCCAAAATATCAGATGGAGCTATGAGAGATGCTCTTAGTATATTAGACCAATGTATATCATTTTATTATGGAGAAAAATTAACTTTAGATAAAATTTTAGAAATCGTTGGAGCTGTTGATGATGAAGTATTTTTCAGGTTTACAGATGCAATTATAAATTTTTCTTCACTAGATGTAATAAACATAATAGATGAGATTGTACAAAATGGTAGAGATATTTCACAATTTATTACAGACTTTATAGGTCATATAAGAAACCTTATTATTTGTTCTATATCAACAACTGAAAATAATAATATAGATATTTCTAAAGAAAAACTTGAAAAATTAAAAAAACAAGCTGAAAAAATAGATACACAATATTTAATAAAACTTATAAATGAATTTTCTAATATACAGTCTATGTTAAAGTATTCTTTTGATGAAAGAATTATATTAGAAGCTAGTTGTATAAAGTTATGCTCTGCTATAGCGGAAGAAGATATTACAGATATAAAACAAAAGATTAATTTTTTAGAAAAAAAGATGGAAGAAAATAATGTTAAAACAGTATATATAGAAAAAAATGTAGATATAGATACAGAAAAACAAGCTGAAAAAATAAAACATAGAGAGTTGGCAGTATCTGAAGATTTAAAAATTGCAATAGATAATTATAGTATGCTTATAAATAAATTTAGCCAACCAGAAAAAGTATATTTGGAAAACTCTACACCTAAAAGTTTAGAAGACAAATTTTTATATATTGTTTCTAATAGTACATTTGTACCAAGTTTAGAAAAGATTAAACAACAATTAGAAGAAGCATTATTTGAATTATTTAATAAGCAATATGAAATAAAGATAATATCTAAACAAAAATATGAAGAAGAATATAAAAAACTTATGATTAAAGACAATAATCAAACAGATAATACAAATAGTATAGAAGATATGATAAAACTTTTTCCAGAAGATATAATTAATGTAGATTAATTATAAAAAATTAAATTAAAATATTGATTTAAATATAAAAATAGTTTAAAATTAAAAAGAATTAATTATAAAATAATATTTTAGGAGGAAATAGATTATGGCTAGAGGTGGATTTGGTGGAGGTTTCCCAGGTGGAATGAATATGAATAACCTTATGAAACAAGCACAAAAAATGCAAAAACAAATGGAAGAAATGCAAGCAGAGCTAGAAACAAAAGAGTTTGAGATAACTAGCGGTGGCGGAGCAGTAAAAATAGTTATAACTGGTAAAAAAGAAATAAAAAGTATAGATATAGACAAAGATGTAGTAGACCCAGATGATGTTGAAATGCTCCAAGACTTAATATTAACAGCAGTTAATGAAGCTATTAGACAAGTGGAAGAGTCTGCATCTAGTCAAATGAGCAAATTTACTGGTGGAATGGGTCTTCCAGGAGGACTTTTTTAGAGGTGATTTATATTGAATTATTATGGCAATAAAGTAACAAAACTTATAGAAGAGCTATCTAAATTGCCTGGTATAGGAGGTAAGTCTGCACAAAGACTTGCCTTTTATATAATTAATATGCCTATGGAAAATGCAAAAGCACTTACAGACAGTATATTAGATGCAAAGCAAAGTATAAAATATTGTTCTATATGTTGTAATATTACAGATAAAGACCCTTGTCATATTTGTTCTAATGAAAAAAGAGATAAAACAATAATAATGGTTGTAGAAGACCCAAGAGATATGGCGGCATATGAAAAAACAAAAGAATATAAAGGTTTATACCATATTTTAAATGGAGCAATTTCTCCTATGACAGGTATTACACCACAAGATATAAAAATAAAAGAGCTTTTAAAAAGATTACAAGATAACACAGTAGAAGAAGTTATTTTAGCTACAAATCCTAATATAGAGGGAGAAGCAACGGCAATGTATATTAGTAGATTATTAAAACCTATTGGTATTAAAGTATCGAGAATAGCTCACGGTGTACCTGTTGGTGGTGATTTAGAATTTATAGATGAGGTAACACTTTCTAGAGCATTACAAGGTAGACAACCTATATAAGAAAAGGAGAGTATAATATGAATATTATAAAGCCCACATTTTTTATAGAACAAGATTTAGATGAAGATAAAATTTTAAAAACCATAGAAAGAGCAGGCAGAACTTGTTATAAAAGTGAAAATTTAATTAATAGTGAAAGTGCTAAAAAGTTTGTAAAAAACATTATAAAACTTGGACACGAATCTGTTATAGAGCATGA containing:
- a CDS encoding recombinase family protein produces the protein MNKYKVAMYLRISKEDNKNFESESIINQKNMIKAFINEKDDLELVSIKIDDGYSGSNFNRPAFQSMLDEVKNGVINCIIVKDFSRLGRNFIDCVKYIEKIFPMLNVRFISINDNYDSLEENQENSLIIPFKNLINDAYIKDIAMKIKSQKIMKMKNGEFIGAFTTYGYLKDLEHKGKLIVDEFASEVVKEIFRLKIKGYSAQKIADKLNENGILSPMDYKKYIGINFSTSFKKNDKSKWSTISIIRILKNNIYTGDLEQGKTTTINHKINLKLTKDKKDWYVIENNHTPIISKEDFNLVQRLLNKNTRVSPKKDLIYSFSGLVFCKDCGRSMIRKNCGTKINPNYNLICSGYKNGNKCTSHIIKYNILEQFILIYIKNYIKDTVNIENILENIYKTPLKNSKIKSLNETKQIKENELEIYKKYKFRIYQDYQENLLTKSEFLDYSKKYDLYIKETINTIKKLNEEINNICNNNFNNNDFIENFKKHKNITTLDRAFIVNIIHKIEILNNKTINIYFKFQEKFIEKLNENFIDYKDEVKFILRSTINE
- the rnhA gene encoding ribonuclease HI, which encodes MKNVEIYTDGACSGNPGPGGYGIILLYKEQRKEFSKGYKLTTNNRMETMAVIKALKLLKEPCNITLYTDSSYVVNSINKGWVYNWKNNNWKNSSKKDTPNVDLWEELLLLLEIHKVNFVWVKGHADNEGNNRCDFLARQAMKSENLSEDVNYRP
- a CDS encoding RluA family pseudouridine synthase, with translation MVEIKINKSNENQRLDKYLLKFFNKAPKSFIYKMLRKKYIKLNNKKASGNEIIFNNDIISIYLSDETISNFKEDKNIQKTNQDFKILFEDENIILCYKPINLVSQPDVHNKNNSLNDQLIFYMYKNGEYTKSSDFTPSICNRLDKNTSGIIAFGKNFKSLQALNTLFKENLIEKYYLTAVYGNVTKPGIIELYHKKEGNKAILSKEYIPNSKKIITKYEPITVKDGKTLLNIQLITGKTHQIRASLEYTGYPIIGDKKYNNNKNNTDFDLKYQFLHCYKIYFKNHTGYLDYLSEKTFICGYMDKSFQNILNYFNYKIQN
- the ylbJ gene encoding sporulation integral membrane protein YlbJ, which produces MKYIKNLSYYIIPLLVAFFNILIIIVPNVVISSAQSGLMLWFNKILPSILPFLIGTNLLIHLGFIDFLGTLLNPFMRKMFNLPGCGAFALVLGMLSGYPIGAKITSILRENNKISQIEAQRLVSFTNNSGPLFIIGTIGIGMFQNMYVGYLILAIHYISAITVGILFRFYKNSGTIIINNNISFKEALLKLKLARIKNNKTIGEILGDSVKSSLETISIVGGFVILFSVISELFKVSGIFDKIGKLFFSENLQPFSNGLFMGIIEITNGINILSSVGGIYAIIITCGLVSFSGLSILAQTSSMIYKSDIKISLYIFSKILHSIFAIIYAIICIPIFNYLIDNNTSLVFNSFNDESFKHSILYFIFGILILILLAIFCNHNFKKKKLSKKRKYKF
- a CDS encoding HlyD family efflux transporter periplasmic adaptor subunit, with protein sequence MDRKQQNVKKSNINKRQNISDIRKKQITNQNKNYPYPTYNRAYSHANTNKYQTNNSRYSNSKYNNRNTGYYSSSREPIKNKKIYRAKKKVKNRNISIISRLFTFIMFIVIISYFGVSIFKSMNKKPIDYETIQYGTIDNASSIKGVIIRDEIVYKASKNGIITFNKSENERVKKGENIASVKNQEAIKNTEEDVEAINQKILQLQEKRDDLSIFHEDVKRIDNQIQKTLDIAINELSTYNISKIYELKDYVSKKLTIRNQMLLSENTGSIQDLSNQKADKEQKINQNIENLLSNDSGILSYSTDGLETTFTFENKDTLTKEQTLMKPENEQEYKVNVLEGEPVFKIVKDNNFYIASYIKTQNISSWEQGETRDIYINDNGKLKPLEVIIDKMDIGEKESYVLMKSNKNMIDFINKRNITFELSKPKEGFKININAIAEEELLKVPTSYIVDGNVNKKMSTGEIVTVPVKLSGQEENGEYTYVSISPGILEIGDFIIQPETKKELQLNQIFTKKGIYIVNSGIYNFKNINTENSVQNDQFIILDTNKNTNIKLYDRYAPDLSVVKGEEIVTK
- a CDS encoding YggS family pyridoxal phosphate-dependent enzyme, with the translated sequence MTDLDIIRKNIEIITNNIEKSCIKSNRKIDEIEIIGVTKSIDIERIKILKNLGIKDFGENKAQELLKKYEHIQDASWHFIGNLQTNKVKYIIDKVKLIHSVNSIKLLNEINKRASNINKNMPILLEINIANEPSKNGLLEEELSCVVEKVKDFKNITLQGLMCVAPFVENSKENKKYFRKMRKLFVDIKDKNKDNINMKYLSMGMTNDYHIAIEEGANMVRIGTGIFGERNY
- a CDS encoding cell division protein SepF, which gives rise to MSIMDKMKNMFFGDDYDDDYDDMEEFEEEDIEREQARATNNNVTSFNRYSSRRPSSNIVNINTSVQMGVCMFNPATLEDAAEVVLQIKDRNIVVVNLEMVEYEVSQRISDFLCGASYALEGNIQLISDKIMIIAPVNVEMSGELKDKLQASGIKIPNSMWR
- a CDS encoding YggT family protein, yielding MNILIYKSFELLIRFIDFIILIRVILSWIPLDRNNPIVKLVYALSEPLLYPIREMLRKSPLGDGMMLDFSPIILILLLQVIQSILFNILIR
- a CDS encoding YlmH family RNA-binding protein — its product is MINKQDFLNNISNKDDKILFSKIIDQLIFCKKNYENTFTDFLPILKYLEFNTLLSKYYIQENIMIFGGFSDAERVIIGFFPEYIEPNNNDFPISVLEITYNKKYSKELNHRDFLGSILGLGIDRSKVGDIVINDDKAICFLYNDILEYVNINLEKVSSTKVKTKILTLEECNIPKPKLEEKAIIVSSLRLDAVLSGAFNLARGKISDYIKGEKAFVNFVVNINGAKNVKEDDIITLRGVGRIKVLNIIGKTKKDRIILNIAKYI
- the dnaX gene encoding DNA polymerase III subunit gamma/tau, whose product is MSYTALYRRLRPKNFEQVIGQDHIVKTLKNQLETDRISHSYLFCGTRGTGKTSTAKIFAKLLNCKQPINNSPCDKCSMCEAFNENRNLNIIEIDAASNNSVDDIREIREEVKYPPTDGRFKVYIIDEVHMLSIGAFNALLKTLEEPPSYVIFILATTDPHKIPVTILSRCQRFDFKRISNDDMAKAMKKYMENDNIDIDDGALYYIAKISDGAMRDALSILDQCISFYYGEKLTLDKILEIVGAVDDEVFFRFTDAIINFSSLDVINIIDEIVQNGRDISQFITDFIGHIRNLIICSISTTENNNIDISKEKLEKLKKQAEKIDTQYLIKLINEFSNIQSMLKYSFDERIILEASCIKLCSAIAEEDITDIKQKINFLEKKMEENNVKTVYIEKNVDIDTEKQAEKIKHRELAVSEDLKIAIDNYSMLINKFSQPEKVYLENSTPKSLEDKFLYIVSNSTFVPSLEKIKQQLEEALFELFNKQYEIKIISKQKYEEEYKKLMIKDNNQTDNTNSIEDMIKLFPEDIINVD